From Rana temporaria chromosome 7, aRanTem1.1, whole genome shotgun sequence, the proteins below share one genomic window:
- the LOC120946240 gene encoding extensin-3-like — MTSATLSSAPNMTSATLSPAPNKTSATLSPAPNMTSATRCPQPPTRTPPRCPQPPTRPPPRCPQPPTRPPPRCPQPPTRPRLHCPQPPTRPPLHCPQPPTRPPPRCPQPPTRPPLRAVPSPQQDLRHAVPSPQQDLRHAVPSPQQDLRYAVPSPQQDLRHAVPSPQQDLCYAVSSPQQDLRHAVPSPQQDLRHAVPSPQQDLCYAVSSPQQDLRHAVPSPQQDLRHAVPSPQQDLRYAVPSPQQDLRYAVPSPQQDLHYAVPSPQQDLRHAVPSPQQDLCYAVSSPQQDLRHAVPSPQHDLRYAVPSPQQDLRHAVPSPQQDLRHAVPSPQQDLRHAVPSPQQDLCYAVSSPQQDLRHAVPSPQQDLRHAVPSPQQDLCYAVSSPQQDLRHAVPSPQQDLRHAVPSPQQDLRHAVPSPQQDLRHAVSSPQQDLCYAVPSPQQDLRHAVPSPQQDLRHAVPSPQQDLHYAVPSPQQDLDSSLKLESWSEHRTYLRTLPSSVGAPDSSSNLSD; from the coding sequence ATGACCTCCGCCACGCTGTCCTCAGCCCCCAACATGACCTCCGCCACGCTGTCCCCAGCCCCCAACAAGACCTCCGCCACGCTGTCCCCAGCCCCCAACATGACCTCCGCTACACGCTGTCCCCAGCCTCCAACAAGAACTCCGCCACGCTGTCCCCAGCCCCCAACAAGACCTCCGCCACGCTGTCCCCAGCCCCCAACAAGACCTCCGCCACGCTGTCCCCAGCCCCCAACAAGACCTCGGCTACATTGTCCCCAGCCCCCAACAAGACCTCCGCTACATTGTCCCCAGCCCCCAACAAGACCTCCGCCACGCTGTCCTCAGCCCCCAACAAGACCTCCGCTACGCGCTGTCCCCAGCCCCCAACAAGACCTCCGCCACGCTGTCCCCAGCCCCCAACAAGACCTCCGCCACGCTGTCCCCAGCCCCCAACAAGACCTCCGCTACGCTGTCCCCAGCCCCCAACAAGACCTCCGCCACGCTGTCCCCAGCCCCCAACAAGACCTCTGCTACGCTGTCTCCAGCCCCCAACAAGACCTCCGCCACGCTGTCCCCAGCCCCCAACAAGACCTCCGCCACGCTGTCCCCAGCCCCCAACAAGACCTCTGCTACGCTGTCTCCAGCCCCCAACAAGACCTCCGCCACGCTGTCCCCAGCCCCCAACAAGACCTCCGCCACGCTGTCCCCAGCCCCCAACAAGACCTCCGCTACGCTGTCCCCAGCCCCCAACAAGACCTCCGCTACGCTGTCCCCAGCCCCCAACAAGACCTCCACTACGCTGTCCCCAGCCCCCAACAAGACCTCCGCCACGCTGTCCCCAGCCCCCAACAAGACCTCTGCTACGCTGTCTCCAGCCCCCAACAAGACCTCCGCCACGCTGTCCCCAGCCCCCAACATGACCTCCGCTATGCTGTCCCCAGCCCCCAACAAGACCTCCGCCACGCTGTCCCCAGCCCCCAACAAGACCTCCGCCACGCTGTCCCCAGCCCCCAACAAGACCTCCGCCACGCTGTCCCCAGCCCCCAACAAGACCTCTGCTACGCTGTCTCCAGCCCCCAACAAGACCTCCGCCACGCTGTCCCCAGCCCCCAACAAGACCTCCGCCACGCTGTCCCCAGCCCCCAACAAGACCTCTGCTACGCTGTCTCCAGCCCCCAACAAGACCTCCGCCACGCTGTCCCCAGCCCCCAACAAGACCTCCGCCACGCTGTCCCCAGCCCCCAACAAGACCTCCGCCACGCTGTCCCCAGCCCCCAACAAGACCTCCGCCACGCTGTCTCCAGCCCCCAACAAGACCTCTGCTACGCTGTCCCCAGCCCCCAACAAGACCTCCGCCACGCTGTCCCCAGCCCCCAACAAGACCTCCGCCACGCTGTCCCCAGCCCCCAACAAGACCTCCACTACGCTGTCCCCAGCCCCCAACAAGACCTTGATTCTTCCCTGAAGTTGGAGAGTTGGTCAGAGCACAGGACTTATCTGAGGACACTTCCCTCGTCTGTGGGAGCCCCGGACTCCTCTTCCAACTTATCAGACTGA